Proteins co-encoded in one Thermomicrobiales bacterium genomic window:
- a CDS encoding peptide ABC transporter substrate-binding protein, giving the protein MNEQMRQRRGRLWMIVAVLTIGGMLLAACGGSKTTPAPAQSPTTDTKDATAAAIASATGNPNIPTLHDVVELAPPVPQDGGSQPGALPNATLTYQMSSDIPSADPAVDSWGNIYPLVFMPLLSLTPDNRVAQYAAENMKLSDDGMTYTFKLRKTFFSDGVAVTAGDYAFGMQRVCDPVVAGSYSNVFFDIVGCQDWRSADESSVSQDQMNELRQAVEESIKAIAEDTLQIKISHPAGYFPYVLTLWMTDPVRRDLVESDPGGWWKNPDTYLGNGPFRVTKYTPNQEWVFEPNPHFPLGKPGISKLTLKIIPSSATALLAYQTGELDIYALSTSQYPQVLSNPVLKPDLIELLSPSTMWLYLNMEDPPFDSLEVRQAFASAMNRELYIQQVNSGAGQPAGTLLYPGIPGYQTEYQQAYDPDRAKALLAEAGYPGGKDFPAIKLYFDGSDDLSKKDALFWSDQFKQVLGVNIVPSGIDSVELSKMFDEKDPELQLTTSVWWQDYPSAQNWLSLLFGNDSPFASRGWNDPKFNDLVNQADRLSGDEAAALYAKADAYLAEMAAALFYMHGADLTLVKPYVRGYSTGASQTYGFYYNMVFGPGAMYVVEH; this is encoded by the coding sequence ATGAACGAGCAGATGAGACAGCGCCGCGGTCGACTGTGGATGATCGTCGCGGTCCTGACTATCGGGGGCATGTTGCTGGCTGCTTGCGGTGGGTCCAAGACGACGCCAGCACCGGCGCAAAGTCCAACAACCGACACGAAGGATGCTACGGCTGCCGCTATCGCGTCCGCGACAGGGAACCCAAACATCCCTACGCTACACGATGTCGTCGAGCTTGCGCCGCCGGTGCCACAAGATGGGGGCAGCCAGCCGGGGGCACTTCCTAATGCGACTCTCACCTATCAAATGTCGTCGGACATCCCCAGCGCCGATCCGGCAGTTGATTCGTGGGGCAACATCTACCCGCTGGTTTTCATGCCACTACTGTCGCTGACGCCTGACAACAGGGTTGCGCAGTACGCTGCTGAGAACATGAAACTGTCCGACGACGGCATGACGTACACATTCAAGCTGCGCAAGACGTTCTTCTCCGATGGCGTCGCGGTCACGGCCGGTGACTACGCTTTCGGGATGCAGCGCGTCTGTGACCCCGTAGTGGCCGGCAGCTACTCGAACGTATTCTTCGATATTGTTGGCTGCCAGGATTGGCGCAGCGCGGATGAGAGTTCAGTCTCTCAGGACCAGATGAACGAGCTGCGGCAGGCGGTTGAGGAGTCGATCAAGGCGATCGCCGAGGACACACTCCAGATCAAGATCTCGCATCCGGCCGGCTATTTCCCGTATGTCCTGACGCTCTGGATGACAGATCCGGTGCGAAGAGATCTCGTTGAAAGCGATCCTGGGGGCTGGTGGAAAAATCCTGATACCTACCTCGGCAACGGCCCGTTCAGGGTGACCAAGTACACCCCCAACCAGGAGTGGGTGTTTGAGCCAAACCCGCATTTCCCGCTTGGCAAGCCTGGAATCAGCAAGCTGACACTGAAGATCATCCCGTCATCGGCAACGGCTCTCCTCGCGTATCAGACTGGCGAGCTGGATATCTATGCGCTATCGACGTCGCAGTATCCGCAAGTGCTGAGTAATCCGGTTCTCAAGCCAGATCTGATCGAGCTGCTTAGCCCGTCCACGATGTGGCTCTACCTCAACATGGAAGACCCGCCGTTTGACAGCCTGGAGGTTCGTCAGGCATTCGCGTCCGCGATGAATCGAGAGCTCTACATCCAGCAGGTGAATTCCGGCGCGGGACAGCCGGCCGGCACACTCCTCTATCCTGGCATTCCCGGATACCAGACGGAGTACCAGCAGGCCTACGATCCGGACAGGGCAAAGGCACTCCTGGCGGAAGCGGGCTATCCGGGTGGCAAGGACTTCCCTGCAATCAAGCTCTACTTCGATGGCAGCGACGACTTGTCGAAGAAAGACGCGCTCTTCTGGTCCGATCAGTTCAAGCAGGTTCTGGGTGTCAACATCGTGCCGAGCGGGATTGACTCGGTCGAGCTCAGCAAGATGTTCGATGAGAAAGATCCAGAGCTCCAGTTAACGACCAGCGTCTGGTGGCAGGACTATCCGAGCGCACAGAACTGGCTGAGCCTGTTGTTTGGCAACGACTCGCCGTTCGCGTCACGTGGCTGGAACGATCCGAAGTTCAACGACCTCGTCAACCAGGCAGACCGGCTTTCGGGAGATGAGGCGGCGGCGCTGTACGCGAAAGCGGACGCATATCTGGCGGAGATGGCTGCCGCTCTCTTCTACATGCACGGCGCGGATCTGACGCTCGTCAAGCCCTACGTGAGGGGTTACTCCACCGGCGCGTCGCAGACGTATGGGTTCTACTACAACATGGTCTTCGGCCCCGGTGCGATGTACGTCGTCGAGCACTAG